The following proteins come from a genomic window of Pararhodobacter sp.:
- a CDS encoding TRAP transporter small permease, whose protein sequence is MPADRSSAHPPVHEAKPQPRSRIATYSLWIASAALTVMMLTVVGDVVLRAAFNTPVQGAYDVVSIMLLVMVAFGIGPVIVRRGEILIDLIDAIIGPNAVRILGAVGSLLSFAVITFIGWSMISPAQDAWQWGGYSLELGVPQWILWALAFCGLAGVLWAAVLQIIGFARGQEAQK, encoded by the coding sequence ATGCCCGCCGACAGATCGTCCGCGCACCCGCCAGTTCACGAGGCCAAGCCTCAACCGCGCTCGCGCATTGCCACATACTCCCTCTGGATCGCCTCGGCTGCACTGACGGTGATGATGCTGACCGTCGTTGGCGATGTTGTCTTGCGCGCCGCGTTCAACACGCCGGTGCAGGGCGCTTATGACGTGGTGTCGATCATGTTGCTGGTCATGGTCGCCTTCGGCATCGGTCCGGTGATTGTCAGACGCGGCGAAATCCTGATCGACCTGATCGACGCGATCATCGGGCCGAACGCCGTGCGCATTCTCGGCGCGGTCGGGTCGCTGCTCAGCTTTGCAGTGATCACCTTTATCGGCTGGTCGATGATCAGCCCGGCGCAAGACGCCTGGCAATGGGGCGGCTATTCCTTGGAACTTGGCGTGCCGCAGTGGATCCTCTGGGCGCTGGCCTTTTGCGGGCTCGCCGGCGTGCTTTGGGCAGCGGTGCTGCAAATCATCGGCTTTGCGCGCGGACAGGAGGCGCAGAAATGA
- a CDS encoding TRAP transporter large permease translates to MSGFALGLSGIGLMFVLLFLRQPVWLSLAIVGILGNIIYNSLSTAQYVAGTVFFDTASNYNLSVVPLFVLMGEVASGSRMSSELFKAARVIVSGLRGGLAVASLAASGAFGAICGSSVATAATMTRIAMPEMRKAGYEDGYSSGAIAAGGSLGILIPPSIILVIYGSIAEQSIARLFAASLIPGIVLMLIYIAVALWLARRSGMVPSEASASLFERLLSLRHAWQFALLFVLSIGGIYAGVFSPNEAASIGAFGAIVLGLLRRSLNLAGIVKAVQNSVLVSCALFMIVIGATLFSQFIVQTRLPDTLLALAQGADLSPAMVIALIILIYIVMGCFLEGIGMVLITVPVFLPVVVGYGFDPILFGVLVAVLVELGLITPPVGMNLFIIRAQVPDMSMGALYRGILPFLIAPVILIALILAFPQLTLWLPAVLY, encoded by the coding sequence ATGAGCGGTTTTGCCCTGGGCCTGTCGGGCATCGGCTTGATGTTCGTGCTGTTGTTCCTGCGCCAGCCGGTCTGGCTGTCACTGGCGATTGTCGGCATCCTTGGCAATATCATCTACAACAGCCTCAGCACCGCGCAATATGTGGCGGGGACCGTGTTTTTCGACACCGCCTCGAATTACAATCTCTCGGTGGTGCCGCTGTTCGTGCTGATGGGCGAAGTCGCCTCCGGCTCGCGGATGTCGTCGGAACTGTTCAAAGCCGCGCGGGTGATCGTCTCGGGGCTGCGCGGCGGTCTGGCGGTGGCGTCGCTGGCGGCCTCGGGTGCCTTCGGGGCGATCTGCGGCTCATCGGTGGCCACCGCCGCCACGATGACCCGGATCGCCATGCCCGAAATGCGCAAAGCGGGCTATGAGGACGGCTATTCCTCGGGCGCGATTGCGGCGGGTGGATCGCTGGGCATATTGATCCCGCCGTCGATCATTCTGGTGATCTACGGCTCGATTGCCGAACAATCGATTGCCAGATTGTTTGCCGCCTCCCTGATCCCCGGCATTGTCTTGATGCTGATCTATATCGCCGTGGCCCTCTGGCTGGCGCGGCGCTCGGGAATGGTGCCGAGCGAGGCCTCGGCCAGCCTGTTCGAGCGGCTGCTGTCCCTGCGCCATGCGTGGCAATTCGCGCTGCTGTTCGTTCTCTCCATCGGCGGGATTTATGCCGGGGTTTTCAGCCCCAACGAGGCCGCCTCGATCGGCGCCTTCGGTGCCATCGTGCTGGGCCTGTTGCGCCGGTCGCTCAATCTGGCAGGGATCGTAAAGGCGGTACAAAACTCGGTCCTAGTGTCCTGCGCGCTGTTCATGATCGTCATTGGCGCCACGCTGTTCTCGCAGTTCATCGTGCAAACGCGGCTGCCGGATACGCTCTTGGCGCTGGCGCAAGGCGCCGATCTCTCGCCCGCGATGGTGATCGCGCTGATCATCCTGATCTATATCGTCATGGGCTGTTTTCTCGAGGGGATCGGCATGGTGCTGATCACCGTGCCGGTGTTCTTGCCGGTGGTCGTCGGCTACGGATTTGACCCGATCCTGTTCGGCGTACTGGTCGCGGTGCTGGTGGAACTGGGGCTGATCACCCCGCCGGTCGGGATGAACCTGTTTATCATCCGCGCGCAGGTGCCCGATATGTCGATGGGCGCACTCTACCGCGGCATTCTGCCGTTTCTCATCGCGCCGGTGATCCTGATCGCGCTGATCCTCGCGTTTCCGCAACTCACCCTCTGGCTGCCCGCCGTTTTGTATTGA